ttGGAGATAAGAAGGATGATCGGAGGAGAAAGGCAACAGTAGAGGGAGAAGAAGTTCTTCACCTTTTATACTATTCTAAAATCTTCTAGAGATAGAAGAGGGGAAGCACTCATTCAGACTGTTAAATCCCTTCCCAAAGCTTCTAATCAATGGGTGGGAAGAGACATGACCTTTGGTCATCCTAACAACGTTTCAAAATTCAAAGGATGCAATCATTATGCCTTTTTCAACAACGCGTGAAAGCATAAAAGCACCCAAAATGGATGTAACAATTGACAAGATGTTGTTTCAAGTGTCTCTTCACTCGGACCCAACACAAATTGACATTACGGGCTAAGTAGAAGGCTTAAGAGACATAATACACTCCTTAAATTCGATTACAGTCAGACTGACACACGACTAAGCAAAACCTAATTACTCAAGCTCTTATGGCCAAATTTAGAGCTTGGGGGACATATGTCCTACTCAGACTCGGCAGATCTCCACATTTAGCAACCACCCGAGTGGGATACTTAGATTTAGAGAATATAGcaaatttaaaaaaggaaagaaggaagattTATCTTCCAACTAAAAGATAAGAGATAACCTCTAAATCCGAGAGTTATCTACTATTAAaggaaagataagataaaatcatatattttcataattatatgATCTCTACGAGAAAATTGTGATCTAAGCATCCAATTTCGCCTCTATAAAAGGAGTTTCTCAAGGCTCAAGTAAGATATTCTCATTCAACCTATGTATTGACACTTGTTTATCTCTACTCTTCTAACTCGAGCGTTAGAGTATCATTGTAGGTATCCCCACCCTTATTCATGGAAGAACTCATGGAGGACTGGCACCGTGTGAGAGTTTTGCCAAATCAGATaagaacataatatatatatatatatatatatatatatatatatatatatatatatatatatatatatacactctaaagttataataacaaaataaaaataaaagattaatcgTAGTATAAATTATGGATTGATCTTTCTCTTAATCTTTAGCCTTCTTTGCTTCGAGTGTGGTTATGcttgaataagtttttttttttttagcatttgtaggagaaatcattaaaaaaattaaacttctcttataaactaaaattaatttatatataagttaaaactattttttagaaaaattaaataaagaaaactcTTACAAATAGCTTACGAGGGAAacgaatttatttttcttattttccacTTCTAATATTAATACATTGACAATGACAAGTTTATCTAAACAAAACAATAACTACTTCAACTTTTCTCCTCTTTAACTCTTCCCAGAGAAGAAgtatagaaacaataattggTTCTTAGGACTTGGGTTCAATGTTGGGATTGCAGTTTTCATTGATTTTAGGCATATGTTGTGATTTCGTCAATGGGAAAATAAACAGCTagagaattaaaattacaaatgaggaagattaatataaaattaatacatgCAAAagcaatttataaaataaggtAGATAAACAAGAGTAAGAATTAATGTTCTATTAAGAGGAGGTGGGTGCATTAGTGCATGCAAGAGCAATTAATACACCGATCACATGtatcaattaatataatttttttttagattaataaGTACTCTCAAGTTTATATTCTAAATATATAACTAcgttaaatattcaaatgatgaaaaagaactttactaattataataaatttatttgacttACGTTGTGTTCAGTGTGAAAGTCAGGAGTGCAACCAGCGGTGGAGTATCTCGAGAGCGGAGGAAGCCATTGCCcccctccaattttttttcccacaatatatatatatatatatatatatatatatatatatatatatatatatatatatatatggcacCCCCAATATACTATATTTTTCATACTTTCTAAACATGGATTAAATGAAATATTGATCAACTGAGcgcttttgataaataaatgaatataaatcTTTTATTACGTGACTGTGTTACAAAAGTGAAAGTGAACATTGTCATATCTGTGCAAAAGTAACATATCTTTTTCGTAATTGTTTCATATCCTTAGAATTACTttttgagaagaaaataagaaaaaaataaacaagtttttataattaagttaaaattagttttgcataagttaaaaataattttttagacaaGCAATGAGAGAACTTTTCTAAATTAGCAATAAAAGAGCTTTTACATATTAGTTTGTGTAAaaattcatcttattttttctttttattttttttcctaggaGTGTCtccaataaaatatttcattttaatatcttAATCATTTTCTTGGTGGATCCCGCAATGTCATATGACTCTTAAgatctcttccatttttttactctaatggtagatattatttagagatcttaaattatttttttagatccAATAAGAATTGAATGCAAATTAATTTTGTGGAGAGAGtagaattttttcttttgagatgAATCTGGATAGTTCTTCTACACGAATTAGATCTTCACATGAAAATTCAATTATTAGATATGTTTTTACTTCTAAAGAACTTTATCAAAACAAACATTAATAAACACATGAAAGAGAGTAATAATTTTACAAGATTAGCTTtatcatcattattttatttttagtttttgttgttCATCATTAATGTTAGGTTTAATTAGTATTTTGgccatctaatttatttttaagttcaaTTTAGTCCtcatattattaaaaagttcaattagatttgtatttttttcaaaatgattcAATTAAGTCATTTATGTTTATAAGTTTCAATTATgtcccttatttttttaaaattggttcAATTTAGTcccattttaaatcaaatttagtcttatttttttaaatgtttgaaaCATATGGAAGAAAAATGTGACTAAATTaaacctattttaaaaataaatataggaTTTAATTGAACATTTTAAAGTAAAGAGAcctaattgaaatattttgaagaattaaaggacctaattaaatattttaataataagatgactaaattgaacctaaaaattaaattaaaagactaaaatagtaattaaacaagaatattacaagaaaaatgagtaaaaacattaattaatattacattgaaaaactaaaataattatttcaaaacttatattttattggtCCCCTCAAAATAATCAGTCAAGCTCCGTCACAGGTTGCAACAAAATAAGAGTAAAGCGGGATTTAAATGTTTGGCACGAGTGACAAAAGTTGTTGAAAATCAGAggacaataacattttaatttcacTCCAAAAATGACATGAAATACAATGAAAATTTATAGGAATATCGTGACTACttcatctaattttaaaattgtcttTTATCTAGTGACATGAAGTAGATgaacttgatttttttgttcctttctAAGCTACCCCCATGCTATCCCTTCAAAATGACGTCGTTTTGAGAGTTGTGTTAATATTTtcacaattaaatattaacacaatTCCCAAAACGACAACGTTTTCAAAGAACAACACACTTAAAAAGGGATAACAAAAAagtcaattttaaaatagattagTGTAGTTTAACCAATATCAATGAAAACCAATTATGCATCTACCTTAGGGAATCAAAAATCAATTATGATGCATACATATTTGATTATGCTAAACATAATTGAATATCCTTCATTTCATAATCGAATATGATAACCCAATTTCTATGCCAAATTCATTTTCTTGCAAGGGCATATTTGATTATGCATTTTGAGATAATTAATTATGcaccttccttttttttttttttttttataaccgaAGACATAtagtcataaaataaaaaaaaatgattttgttctttaaaaaaaaatgacaaactaCATGGGCAAAATTGAAATtgtaaaaatacttaatttttttattaattacctaataaatcactttaatttaaatctttttttccttttcatatttctttaatttttattgaataatttcacttttcactcactttcctttctttttcattcatcACATTTTCATTTACTATCAACCGAACACAACACAATATTAATCATATTTGTTTCTTATCGAAAATACTTAttgccatttaaaaaaaaaattaaacatctaTCAAATATTCTCTTAAACAATACCCCGCTTAACAAtttatgaaaaaggaaaaataaaacttaaaatgaaattattcaaatttttgtgtCAGAGAAATTAAAGTATTTATACAAACAATAACAGAGTGTAACTATGTTAATTAACACGTGAAGAACAAGTCCAATCCAATAGGTAAGTAATCACACATTACGTCAGATTACTACACACACCGATCCAGTCAAAGTCTTATTTCATGACACGACACCTCCAAATTCTCACCCACTTTCCCTTCTCATGTTTAGTAGTATTACCGTTACATCTCATTCACATCAATGCATCAAGAAGTAGTGCTgatccaccacttttccttctCTTGAGATTCTCGTTACCCTTTTCACACTAAACACAGTAAACTCACTCATCACTTGAGAATTCAGATTCATTTCATTTCGCTGTCGTTTTGCTCACACCACGCCGTTTACCGAAATGACCCCTCCAACGACACCCAATGCCTCTCCAACGCACGACGCTCCCTTCTTCCAACCGGCGACGGTTGTTCCGCCACTCCGCTGCTAACTCCCCCGCCGCCGCCCTCATGTCGCCGGAATCCACCGCCACCGCCCTTAATCTCCGGCGGATCCTCGGCGCTGCACTCCTCTTCTTCCTCGTCTCTCTCTCGTGCGTGCTGCTATTCAGAAACGCCTATTACTCTGTCTTCGTTTCCTCCAATCCCTTGTCTCGTTTCACCACCGTTTTTCCGCCCAACGATTCCGCAGCGGTGAGTTCCGTTATCTCTCTATGTTTCTCTCTGTAGTTGTGTTATTTACGTTGGCGTGAGTTTTCTTGTTCTTGAAGCTTTTCATACTCGAATGTAACCGCGGTTCGGAAAGATTTGTATGTTTGTATATGATCAAGGTTTTAAACTGCGGTTGCGATTGCGGTGATGCGATCACAATTACGGTTGCGGAACCTCCAAAAACCTTGCTGTTGTGACCGAAATCGCGGTTCTTGAAAACCTTGGATGTGATTTTCCAAACTGGGAATGTTCCAATCGCGATGATTTTGAGAAAGATTTTAAAGATTGTAAATGATCACGGTGATTTCAGCCACAACTTCAAGGTTTGTGGAGTTTTGGAAACCGACACGGCCACATTTGTGACCGCATGGATCACATTTGTCTGCAATTTCCCATAATAGCGACGGAACTGTGACGGAGATCACAACTTAAAGCCtttgttttgagctgaaaatggtgttgttgaatTTGGCTGTTTGATCATTTATGTGTAAGTTGAGTGGTATTGAGAAGCTGTTTGAGGTTGGATTGGATGAACGAATATTGGTGAATTGGAACAATGGATTGTTGAaccatttttatatgaagttttTAGTCTCACTAGTTCACAATGCATAGAGTGAATGAAATTCAGTGCCTGAGAAATGCTGTGGTTCTCTTCTCTCTGTTTGGATATTTACTTGAGAAAGATTGAGGTGATGATGAATGAGAAATGGTTAACCGAAGAGGGTGAATCCATgttctatttcattttattattgctatttattgatttctttcattttcttagaATAGTTGAAGGTGGGGGATGgatgataaaatttgaaatactaTCAAATGTGCATGGTTAGGTAAATGGATATACCCGttcttgttaaaaatatttatcctcTATTTGAAAATATGgtaacattttaaatatttgaatgattAATTTGGTAACTGGTTAAATCTTGAGGGACTAATTTGgcaacaaaattaaagacagACTGCtgctttagaaaaaatattagtttcttCCTTCGAATTTAGGAAGTCTGGACATTTTTAACTACATGTTTAACTATTTTTAGATTCATTAATTTCAAATGGTGAATTTCCAATATTGAGTACTTGTAGCATATGTTATGGTTGGTCTCTATGACAGAGTTGACTGATTGTCCCTTGCTAGCAGAAacagagcttccattgttaagTTACTCTTTGGTCTTATGAATATAGAGAATTCAACCATGTTTGTGTCTAAACACTAAATCCTTTCTTGCTTAATTTTAGTTTCACAAGCATAGCATGCCTGAAAAGTACTACATTTACCTAGGCAGTCACATTCTTTGTTCTTTCTGAAATGATTCTTTTGCAGGTAACCAATGAATATTCACTTGAAAATATTCTGAGTGAGGCTGCTATGCAAGACAGAACTGTTATCTTGACAACATTAAATGAAGCATGGGCTGCACCAAATTCAATCATTGATCTATTCCTTGAGAGCTTTAGAATTGGAGATCATACACGCAGGCTCTTGAATCATTTAGTTATAATTGCTTTAGACCAGAAAGCATTTATACGCTGTCAGGCAATACACACCTATTGCTATTTGCTTGTCAGTGAAGCCACTGATTTTCATGAAGAGGCATACTTTATGACTCCTAGTTACTTGAAGATGATGTGGAGACGGATTGATTTCCTACGCTCTGTTCTAGAGATGGGGTACAATTTTGTGTTCACAGTAAGTATTtaaattactaacattttcatgtttaattgGACTGACTTGTGTAATCCTTGAGATCTTGTAAACATGGGAATACTCtcaaaattttttaagtttGCAAGTCATTTAAATTTACCTAATTTTATATCCAGCTGGTTAGTATAAAATGTATCAGTAAACAGTGTCATTGCAGCCAAATTTGCAgctttgcatttttatttttattttcttcttttgttgtttCTCTTTGTGCAGTAATTTCCTTTTCAAAAAATAGAACTTGTTTAGAGAGAGACTTAAATATAGAGATATCTAAATTAGATACTTGTGTCCTCTTCCAGGATGCTGATATCATGTGGTTTAGAGACCCATTTCCTCGGTTTCACAGGGACGCAGATTTCCAGATAGCATGTGATCATTTCACAGGCAGCTTTGATGATGTACAGAACAGACCCAATGGAGGGTTCAACTTTGTAAAGTCCAATAATAGGTCAATTGAGTTTTACAAATTCTGGTATTCTTCACGGGAAACCTATCCCGGATACCATGATCAGGATGTCCTCAATTTTATCAAGGTCGACCCTTTCATTACTGATCTAGGACTGAGGATGAAATTCTTGGATACAGCTAATTTTGGTGGGCTTTGTGAACCAAGTAGAGATTTAAATAAAGTTTGCACGATGCATGCAAATTGTTGCTATGGTATGGATAGCAAACTTCATGATCTTAGAATCATGCTTCAAGATTGGAAATATTATTTGACCTTATCTCCAAGTTTGAAGAGATTGTCAATTATTTCCTGGAGGGTTCCTCAGAATTGCAGGTTGACCATATATACCCTTCATTCAAATatcttgttcttttttcttttggtccaTTTTATTTACCCTTATTGATCTGCTTTTAGTCCTTTTCCTTTCATTAATTGGTTGTTTCTTTTCAGCCTCGATTCTCTTAAGCATGATCATGGTTCTCCAGAAAAGAGTGTTCAAGAGGGTTGAAGTTCTCATGGAATATGTTAACTTCTAAGACATTGACAGAGAAGTTCAGCTGAAATGCTGCTgaaccaaagtttttttttctttagttagGTCTGCTTCTGTAATCAACCAGAATGGTGCTAAAGTAAAGACAGCTCTGGCATATtcaaatttgaagagaaaaatcaattttgctaaACCAAGTACTGAAGAAGTACCTCTACACTCGAAGTTACATTTGTGCAACCTGAAAGATATAACATTCTGTTCTATGCATTGAATATTGTTTGTACTTTGCTCAATTTTGTGCAACATTATGTTGTATTAGGTTCTTTTTCCAGTGCTCAACTCTCCATCTTGTTTTCCCTCAAGCAATACAGAACACAGTAAATTTCAAACTCCAAGCAGTAGTATATACTGTAGGAATTAGGATTTATGCATGTATAAAACTTTTTTGACGGTTACGTTTGCAATCAAGTATGCATAAGGGATGTTCTTACGATTGGCCAATTTTATGAGTTCAACTAATTGGACCAAACTGATTAAAGGAAAATATCTTCTGCATCATTCTGTTTGCCAATTGAAgcattctttaaaattttttgtaacttttatttcaaaaatacctTTGTGtataacaaaatgattgaatctccagaacacattttcaataacttatacaaattaaattccAATAGTGATTTAAAAAACATTCTGAAGTTAACTTTCTGAAACATATTTAGAACACTTCTAGAAATTTAGTTAGAGGCGAcacattcaaaatatatttctgGAAGTTTAATTTGGAATATATTAAAtactctttttgaaaaattaattttggaaatTGGAATACATTTGAGACACTCTTTTGGAGATTTAGTTTTGGAATGTATTGAATATTCTTATGAAAATTAGTTTTAGAATATATTCAAAGAATTTTACTAGAACACAGTAACGAtgtaaaagtttttgttttcacatttcaaatcaattatatattgtcATGAACGATAAGAATGTCgagttttaatataattattttaagcggtaaatataatataattattttaaaagttatggaTAGAAAATTATTTCGAATTAGTTatcagtataaaaatatttacattaataatacatcaaaattaaatgcTACATACAAAATACTCTTTTAGGAATTTAGGCATTTGGTTTAGGAAATTATATTGCATTTTCAAGAACCAGAGAggaatattataattaagaatGTTATTCCTGAATATActtaaaaatagatttaattagattttaacaTTCCTAAGATATATTTgcctttaaaaacatatttttttagatatttttaaaatttaaagtaaaagtgAAAGCTATAATtggatttgaaaataattttccatatttccatgaaaaaataactttttcacTCCTCATCGTAGAAGAGTGCAGTTCCTCTAcagtaaaaaaagtaatatttagaACAATAACGTATTTATTGATCATATGTTATCATACCGGATTCATTCTCTATAATATCCATTATTAAAATGTTGCATCAAACTCTGCACTTCCTGCAACAAATTATACGAGAACTAAAAGCCCTTATTTGCACCCAATCTATTTAGAAATGCTGCGTTTCCATCCCGAACACAATTTCTAATACCAAAACTGCCAAAATTAACCGCAAGCACAATACAATAAGAAAAGCTATAGTACTTGCCAAGTACCTCACGAAAATGTTGactaatatttatgatttatcttTGCGTACGTGTTGGATCATGATTTGCAGATCAAACATATCATGCAGAACCAACTTTCCTTCAACCATTCCGCATAGCATCACACCACTACCAAATTTACTTTTCCTTTCCATACTTCCATCTACCCAATACCACACGTAAGATTTTACAAACACAAATATAAATGACAGCAATCACAGATCTAGAAGTTTTAGTTGTGGGGGCAATACTCAGATAATTTAGTGGGAAAAATATTcatgttataaattattttttaagtatattttaaattatagggacaATTTATAACTATACATatacattatattaaaaaaaaattagtggcGGCAGTCCCAAAAGACCCTAAAGTTGATCGGTCCCTGAATGACAGTATCACCACTCTGTGTTTTGTATCTTTGCTGTAAAAGAATACATCCACTCTTTCCCATGTCCCTAGCTAATTATGGACATAGAGAATGGATCTGGTTTGATAAGGTGTAGAGTTGAAGTCTTATATTGACTAATAAATAAGTTACTGCTCCAAATATTGCTCTCTTTTACTTCAGAGGATCTGCATTCATCatggaaatgaaaatataataagcACATGCTATTACCACACTACAAGGAAAATGATTTAAACCTACAGACAAAATCTATTACTAGAAGTTCAAAATTCGTAGGTAAATGTATAAAGGACTTTGTCCTACAGACGTTTTTTGTGTCAACTTTGAGGGAGTATACAGTGACAACTAATAATATGTCATTATAGACTTTACCTACCGATATATTTTTACTTACAATCAAATTTAACTATCACTATAGGTAGCACCTACTATTTCAAATGTGtaggtaaaaaatattaatttatacctataatctctaactgtaggtaaaagtcaattTACTTGTACCTACGGTCTTCTGTAGGTAAatgtcatataataataataaaactaattcCTAATTACACTCTttgttgattataatttttaattaaatatacatgaaCTTATTATTATGCTGCACAAAGTTAGAGATTTGTTGCAACATGGCCTTTGAAAAGTTACAACAACCTGTtacatacaattaaatttttgttagccTGATTTGTGATTATTGTAACTAGATTGTGTGCTTTTTAACATATTGCAACCCTTGATCCATTGTCATTGTGAAATGATCTAGCATCAATAGTGCTATAGAAAATTTTCCAATTCACTTTGCCTTGTTTTTTAGTACCATGTGCATAGTCCTTCCTAAGTGTATATTTTTCACcactaaaaaatatacatttaacatcgccaggttaacatcggtttccggaaaaactgatgttaacaaaagcgcAGTGGCATACTTTTAATCAAGATtagtttattaacatcggttttatacaaaatcgatgttaacatgtaACTGCTGATGTTAACACAAATGCGGTGGCGatgtcaacatcggttttttaaataaccgatgttaacatccactagttaacatcggttttttaaaacacCGATGTTGACATGAactacttaacatcggtttcgtttaaaaaactgatgttgtccCTTTCATAAGTACTAAAACCCCAAAAATCCATTTTCCCTCCACGCGTTCAGTAACCAAAACTCTTTCTCCATTTCTTCCTCATTGCTTAGGTTATTTGTCCTCCTGAAGCTGCCATTCCCGTTCGTGTTCGAGTTGGAGCTCGCACCAGTTCCCGTTTGAGTTGGTGTTCGAGTTCGAGTTCATGTTGGAGTTCGAGTTCGATTTCGCAGCAGTTCCCATTCGAGTTTGTGTTTGTCACTATCGTTATTTAGGTACGTGGGCAAACCTGCTTCTTTCTGTGCTTTCTGGTCATAAATCGTGTCGTGATTT
This region of Glycine max cultivar Williams 82 chromosome 7, Glycine_max_v4.0, whole genome shotgun sequence genomic DNA includes:
- the LOC100812064 gene encoding uncharacterized protein At4g15970 is translated as MPLQRTTLPSSNRRRLFRHSAANSPAAALMSPESTATALNLRRILGAALLFFLVSLSCVLLFRNAYYSVFVSSNPLSRFTTVFPPNDSAAVTNEYSLENILSEAAMQDRTVILTTLNEAWAAPNSIIDLFLESFRIGDHTRRLLNHLVIIALDQKAFIRCQAIHTYCYLLVSEATDFHEEAYFMTPSYLKMMWRRIDFLRSVLEMGYNFVFTDADIMWFRDPFPRFHRDADFQIACDHFTGSFDDVQNRPNGGFNFVKSNNRSIEFYKFWYSSRETYPGYHDQDVLNFIKVDPFITDLGLRMKFLDTANFGGLCEPSRDLNKVCTMHANCCYGMDSKLHDLRIMLQDWKYYLTLSPSLKRLSIISWRVPQNCSLDSLKHDHGSPEKSVQEG